The Corynebacterium camporealensis genome contains a region encoding:
- the mraZ gene encoding division/cell wall cluster transcriptional repressor MraZ, which produces MFLGTYTPKLDDKGRLTLPAKFRDELAGGLMVTKGQDHSLAVYPREEFAQRARKAAAVSRTNPEARAFIRNLAASADEQRPDGNGRITLSAGHREYAGLSKECVVVGSVDFLEIWDAAAWAEYQSQTEDAYSAADADDVLAGLL; this is translated from the coding sequence ATGTTTCTGGGAACCTACACTCCAAAACTTGATGACAAAGGACGCCTCACGCTCCCGGCGAAGTTTCGTGACGAACTAGCTGGCGGCCTGATGGTCACCAAAGGGCAGGACCACTCGTTGGCGGTGTATCCGCGCGAGGAGTTCGCTCAAAGGGCCAGAAAGGCGGCGGCTGTCTCGCGTACGAATCCGGAGGCTCGTGCGTTTATTCGTAACTTGGCAGCAAGTGCGGATGAGCAAAGGCCGGATGGCAATGGTCGTATTACGTTGTCGGCAGGTCATCGCGAGTATGCGGGTTTGTCGAAGGAGTGCGTGGTGGTCGGCTCAGTCGACTTTTTGGAGATTTGGGACGCAGCCGCCTGGGCTGAATACCAGTCACAAACTGAAGATGCTTACTCGGCAGCAGATGCCGATGACGTACTTGCTGGGCTGCTTTAG
- a CDS encoding HNH endonuclease signature motif containing protein, with translation MTQFASPTAARHTGLDMLRDSLRSPGMVAEVLDLSLREVKRWATLAHVYFGATKFTRKQDDARLAAEGYSISRLVHIDRFARRAATPARQWEFRLELLRFSGSVDEMITYAKTRQENYVEPRSPERGVSITQHDENIWSLHIRDEASRIAQLRKTLDAAAPKDESIPRARRRADAFWELVNSQSTLVEPAYRTVIAIGLEEFFQIIAGKGDEVKLGCSDGTIMTGADWLAHHLAGHLGEDIFAGLFHPVAGPVNLYRTRSASFKQRLMAISEQLVCAWEDCKEPGDNCEVHHIVAHNRGGETTPTNLTMLCRYHNGLIGSIDPNNLPKHPGAPNYPHRGWISRENGHVVYHPPGRKPPRTNPHPVSQLGAMHLI, from the coding sequence ATGACACAGTTTGCATCCCCCACCGCAGCCCGGCACACCGGGCTCGACATGCTGCGCGATAGCCTGCGCTCGCCCGGCATGGTTGCGGAGGTGCTCGATTTATCCCTGCGCGAAGTCAAGCGCTGGGCCACCCTCGCGCACGTCTATTTCGGCGCGACGAAGTTCACCCGCAAACAAGACGATGCCCGGCTGGCTGCCGAGGGCTACTCCATCTCTCGACTGGTCCACATCGACCGCTTTGCCCGGCGTGCTGCCACCCCTGCGCGCCAGTGGGAATTTCGCTTAGAGCTGTTGCGCTTTTCCGGCAGCGTGGACGAGATGATTACTTATGCCAAGACTCGTCAGGAGAATTATGTCGAGCCCCGCTCCCCCGAGCGCGGCGTGAGTATCACCCAGCACGACGAGAACATCTGGAGCCTGCACATTCGCGATGAGGCCTCTCGCATTGCGCAGCTGCGCAAGACGCTGGATGCTGCAGCACCGAAGGACGAGTCCATTCCGCGTGCTCGCCGCCGCGCCGACGCCTTTTGGGAACTGGTCAACAGCCAGTCCACGTTGGTCGAGCCGGCCTATCGCACGGTCATTGCTATCGGACTAGAGGAGTTCTTCCAGATCATCGCCGGCAAGGGCGATGAGGTAAAGCTCGGCTGCTCTGATGGCACGATTATGACCGGTGCGGACTGGCTCGCCCACCACCTAGCAGGGCACTTGGGCGAGGACATCTTCGCCGGACTTTTCCACCCGGTGGCCGGGCCGGTGAATCTCTACCGGACGCGCTCGGCGAGTTTCAAACAGCGCCTCATGGCCATTTCCGAACAGCTCGTCTGCGCCTGGGAGGACTGCAAAGAACCCGGCGATAACTGCGAGGTCCACCACATCGTCGCCCACAACCGCGGCGGAGAGACCACCCCGACCAACCTGACGATGTTATGCCGCTACCACAACGGGCTTATCGGCAGCATCGACCCCAATAACCTGCCGAAACATCCCGGCGCGCCGAACTATCCGCACCGCGGGTGGATAAGTAGAGAAAACGGCCACGTGGTCTACCACCCACCGGGCAGAAAACCGCCGCGGACCAACCCGCATCCGGTCAGCCAGCTCGGCGCGATGCACCTCATCTAG
- a CDS encoding DUF3040 domain-containing protein: MSLSEQEQRALREIERSLLADDPKFGASVSESSSSFGGDGGGAITLRGVALVVLGLVVMIGGVALAQQSLWFVALSVLGFLLMFGAGVWMLRGDSSSSKSNKSAKSSKKSNKQRSSSKQGGVSSKMEENFRRRFEER; encoded by the coding sequence ATGTCCCTTTCCGAGCAGGAGCAGCGCGCTCTCCGAGAAATTGAGCGGTCATTGCTTGCCGATGACCCCAAGTTTGGCGCCTCCGTATCCGAATCCTCCTCGAGTTTTGGCGGCGACGGCGGCGGAGCAATCACGCTGCGCGGTGTGGCACTGGTTGTGCTGGGCCTGGTCGTCATGATTGGCGGCGTGGCGCTTGCGCAGCAAAGCCTGTGGTTTGTCGCACTGTCCGTACTCGGCTTCTTGCTGATGTTCGGCGCTGGCGTATGGATGCTGCGCGGGGATTCTTCCTCGTCTAAGTCCAACAAGTCCGCCAAGTCGTCGAAGAAGAGCAACAAGCAGCGCTCCTCCTCCAAGCAGGGTGGAGTCAGCTCCAAGATGGAAGAGAATTTCCGTCGTCGCTTTGAAGAGCGTTAA
- a CDS encoding SAV_6107 family HEPN domain-containing protein: protein MAQIISAQSKFTGGPAGKRDRFLFQAQDLLRRAQGCAAEAKWDEALEYAYQAGLRTAGARVAVSAVAKRRRLPSSAWERLALVSATDKEWAKEFKAYSRPRSRVATGLDDMPDEALVWSLLDLVARFIDATEAEIGFGSLVA from the coding sequence ATGGCACAGATTATTTCCGCACAGTCCAAGTTCACGGGTGGTCCGGCAGGCAAGCGCGATCGTTTCTTGTTCCAGGCCCAGGACCTCCTGCGCCGGGCACAAGGTTGTGCTGCTGAGGCCAAGTGGGATGAGGCGTTGGAATATGCCTACCAGGCGGGTCTGCGCACTGCGGGTGCGCGCGTGGCGGTTTCTGCTGTGGCGAAGCGTCGCCGGCTGCCGTCGAGTGCTTGGGAGCGTTTGGCTTTGGTTTCTGCCACAGACAAAGAGTGGGCGAAAGAATTTAAGGCTTATTCTCGTCCGCGTTCGCGTGTGGCGACCGGCCTGGATGATATGCCTGATGAAGCGCTGGTGTGGTCGCTGTTAGACCTGGTGGCGCGCTTTATCGATGCCACGGAAGCCGAGATTGGTTTCGGCTCGCTGGTTGCTTAA
- a CDS encoding GNAT family N-acetyltransferase, giving the protein MTYAIRRLTPREFSLLAPQLVDIYIEAMDYSPSIHAKSVRGWRNDMQRAGFQTVIAEDDTGVVGMAYGFIGSPDTWWDQQLRRGLVKEGGPTAAQAKVLQNYFELAEIHVLPRCQGRGIGKQLAQNLLWNAPARHCLLSTPEVDGEQNNAFGLYRHLGFVDFLRNLRYPADTRGFAILVATLPLHPRVEQSPES; this is encoded by the coding sequence GTGACTTACGCAATCCGCCGCTTAACCCCCCGGGAGTTTTCACTGCTGGCTCCCCAGCTTGTCGATATCTACATCGAAGCCATGGACTACTCCCCCAGCATCCACGCCAAAAGTGTGCGCGGCTGGCGCAACGACATGCAACGCGCCGGCTTCCAGACTGTCATCGCCGAAGACGACACCGGCGTGGTCGGCATGGCCTATGGCTTTATCGGCTCCCCTGATACCTGGTGGGATCAGCAACTGCGCCGCGGATTAGTCAAAGAAGGCGGCCCTACTGCCGCCCAGGCCAAAGTGCTCCAAAACTACTTTGAGCTCGCCGAGATTCATGTGCTGCCCAGGTGTCAGGGACGGGGCATCGGCAAGCAATTAGCACAGAACCTGCTGTGGAATGCCCCCGCGCGGCATTGCCTGCTGTCCACCCCGGAAGTCGACGGCGAGCAGAACAACGCTTTCGGGCTCTACCGGCATTTAGGTTTCGTCGATTTTCTGCGCAATCTGCGCTACCCGGCCGATACGCGCGGTTTCGCCATTTTAGTCGCCACGCTGCCACTACACCCGAGGGTTGAGCAATCTCCGGAAAGCTAG
- a CDS encoding polyprenyl synthetase family protein translates to MTFPNVPSLADVPSTTQELLSEFLEARRPQVAEIGQPVTQATQFLEDFVLGGGKRIRPLYAWAGFIGADGLDGDEDPQAVLRAAASLEFIQACALIHDDIIDASDTRRGNPTVHRGVAALHWEAGYQGSPEFFGQSVAILVGDLALAWSEDMLQDSGLSAAALQRVREPWRAMRTEVIGGQLLDITLEAQGSESVELADAVNRYKTAAYTIERPLHIGAALADAPSHLIDAFRGYGRDIGIAFQLRDDQLGVFGDPSVTGKPAGDDLREGKRTVLLALALQELDEKDPSAAATLRAGVGNVSEPEELAKLSQIIEDSGAPGLIEKRIARLTESGLNHLRAADVSDEVTATLEELAHKATARRA, encoded by the coding sequence GTGACTTTCCCGAATGTGCCCTCGCTTGCCGATGTCCCCTCCACCACCCAGGAGCTCTTATCTGAGTTCTTGGAGGCCCGGCGTCCTCAGGTCGCCGAGATTGGGCAGCCGGTTACGCAGGCAACGCAGTTTCTGGAAGATTTCGTACTCGGCGGCGGCAAGCGCATTCGTCCGCTGTATGCCTGGGCAGGTTTCATTGGCGCCGACGGTCTCGATGGCGACGAGGACCCGCAGGCCGTGTTGCGTGCTGCGGCATCCCTGGAGTTCATCCAAGCTTGCGCGCTGATTCACGACGACATCATCGACGCCTCCGATACCCGCCGCGGAAATCCGACCGTGCACCGCGGGGTGGCTGCGCTGCACTGGGAGGCCGGCTATCAGGGTTCGCCGGAGTTTTTCGGCCAGTCGGTGGCAATTTTGGTCGGTGACCTGGCTTTGGCCTGGAGTGAGGACATGCTGCAGGATTCCGGTCTCTCGGCTGCTGCGCTCCAACGCGTGCGCGAGCCGTGGCGTGCCATGCGCACCGAGGTTATCGGCGGCCAGCTGCTCGACATCACTTTGGAAGCTCAGGGCTCGGAGTCCGTTGAGCTGGCCGATGCGGTCAACCGCTACAAGACTGCCGCCTACACCATCGAGCGCCCGCTACACATTGGAGCCGCGCTTGCCGATGCCCCCTCCCACCTCATCGACGCCTTCCGCGGCTATGGGCGCGATATCGGCATTGCTTTCCAGCTCCGCGACGACCAGCTTGGCGTGTTCGGTGACCCTTCTGTTACCGGCAAGCCAGCTGGCGATGACCTGCGCGAAGGCAAGCGTACCGTGCTGCTAGCACTCGCGTTACAGGAACTCGACGAGAAGGACCCGTCTGCGGCTGCGACGTTGCGCGCTGGTGTGGGCAATGTGAGCGAGCCAGAAGAATTGGCGAAGTTGTCGCAGATTATTGAGGATTCGGGGGCTCCTGGGCTCATCGAAAAGCGTATTGCTCGGTTGACTGAGTCGGGGCTGAACCATCTGCGCGCAGCGGACGTCTCCGATGAGGTCACGGCGACGCTGGAAGAACTTGCCCACAAGGCCACGGCGCGGCGCGCGTAG
- a CDS encoding alpha-(1->6)-mannopyranosyltransferase A codes for MDKRKTYSFTVPGALPLGVFGSVVLLFASFSGGATRNQGGLLEALNIGFLAYGHGRNLGMLAYWIGLIALVLAWVLAARQVIVPHLRGEMPDAYRRIRTMLIAWTAPLLLAAPLASRDVYSYLMQGAMVRDGFDPYTEGPAVNPGPFLLEVSPDWRNTTTPYGPLHLWMGEGVTRLVGDNVAAGMIVYKVISVLGFVGIAWAVTRIARKLGGNAALALWLGVANPVVVLHLIGGMHNESTMVALVSIGLLAALHQRFHIALILVGIAVAMKATALIAMPFIVWLMVQHYAGKASFAKQAGVFVVSGIVAVVEIVIALAVITWASGLTWGWLSEITGNSKVINPLAGPTLLTDIIAPLLQVINPDISYNAVLEVLRTIATVFMLVGLVAVWWLSRHNARTAIMGTAAAYQVAFIFNSVTLPWYYVSVLTLLGTFRPPSWLIKLATGASVFIGLAFASDGNHQLYNWWWVLGMAIATWFITQWALAGWPQAGEKEDEKTKKPSPARAE; via the coding sequence ATGGATAAACGCAAGACGTATAGCTTCACAGTCCCCGGCGCGCTGCCGCTGGGCGTGTTCGGCTCAGTGGTGCTGTTGTTCGCGTCCTTTTCGGGGGGCGCGACGCGTAACCAGGGCGGGCTTTTAGAAGCTCTCAACATTGGCTTTTTGGCCTATGGCCACGGGCGCAACCTGGGCATGCTGGCCTATTGGATTGGCCTGATTGCGCTGGTGCTGGCGTGGGTGCTGGCGGCACGTCAGGTGATTGTGCCGCATCTGCGCGGTGAGATGCCCGATGCTTATCGACGCATCCGCACCATGCTCATCGCCTGGACTGCTCCCCTGCTGCTGGCTGCACCGCTGGCCTCGCGCGATGTGTACTCGTACCTGATGCAAGGTGCGATGGTCCGCGATGGCTTCGACCCCTATACGGAAGGCCCGGCAGTTAATCCGGGACCGTTCCTGTTGGAGGTCTCCCCGGACTGGCGTAATACGACGACTCCTTATGGCCCGCTGCACTTATGGATGGGCGAAGGGGTGACGCGCCTGGTGGGCGACAATGTTGCTGCCGGAATGATTGTCTACAAGGTCATCTCGGTGCTGGGCTTTGTGGGTATTGCGTGGGCGGTCACACGCATTGCGCGGAAGCTCGGCGGTAATGCGGCATTAGCGCTGTGGCTGGGCGTGGCCAATCCGGTGGTTGTGCTGCACTTGATTGGTGGCATGCACAACGAATCCACGATGGTCGCGTTGGTTTCTATTGGCCTGCTGGCTGCACTGCACCAGCGCTTCCACATCGCACTGATTCTGGTCGGTATTGCCGTGGCAATGAAGGCGACGGCACTGATTGCGATGCCGTTTATCGTCTGGTTGATGGTCCAGCACTATGCGGGCAAGGCGTCGTTTGCCAAGCAGGCAGGTGTGTTTGTGGTCTCCGGCATCGTGGCCGTGGTGGAGATTGTCATTGCGCTGGCGGTGATCACATGGGCCTCGGGGCTCACGTGGGGTTGGCTATCCGAGATTACCGGCAACTCGAAGGTCATTAACCCGCTGGCCGGTCCGACGCTGCTGACAGACATCATCGCGCCGCTGCTGCAGGTGATTAACCCGGATATTAGCTACAACGCGGTCCTGGAGGTCCTGCGCACCATCGCCACGGTCTTCATGCTGGTGGGCCTGGTGGCTGTGTGGTGGCTGAGCCGCCACAACGCGCGGACAGCGATTATGGGCACCGCGGCGGCCTACCAAGTGGCGTTTATTTTCAACTCGGTCACCCTGCCCTGGTACTACGTCTCGGTGTTGACGCTGCTGGGTACCTTCCGCCCGCCATCCTGGCTGATTAAGCTGGCCACCGGCGCCTCGGTCTTTATCGGCCTGGCCTTTGCCAGCGACGGCAACCACCAGCTCTACAACTGGTGGTGGGTCCTCGGCATGGCGATCGCTACGTGGTTTATCACCCAGTGGGCGCTTGCGGGGTGGCCGCAAGCGGGAGAAAAGGAAGACGAAAAAACTAAAAAGCCATCGCCTGCGCGCGCCGAATAA
- a CDS encoding Rv2175c family DNA-binding protein has product MSVTTSEKNLEELLAGEQMLTLADVAEKLDLPITRVHDLMHARKFIAWRNPEGTRLVPALFFNDKGVISKHVTGVITVLSDGGYDDEAILAHLFTEDDSLPGRPIDGLHGHLAREVIRRAQAMAF; this is encoded by the coding sequence GTGTCTGTGACTACTAGCGAGAAAAACTTAGAAGAACTGCTGGCCGGCGAGCAGATGCTCACGCTTGCCGATGTCGCCGAGAAACTCGACCTGCCCATTACCCGCGTCCATGACTTGATGCATGCGCGCAAGTTCATCGCCTGGCGCAACCCGGAGGGCACCCGCTTGGTCCCGGCGTTGTTTTTCAACGACAAGGGCGTCATTTCCAAGCACGTTACCGGGGTTATCACAGTGCTTAGCGATGGCGGCTACGACGACGAAGCCATCCTGGCCCACCTGTTTACCGAGGACGATTCCTTGCCTGGCCGCCCGATTGACGGCCTGCACGGGCATTTGGCGCGCGAGGTTATTCGGCGCGCGCAGGCGATGGCTTTTTAG
- a CDS encoding protein kinase domain-containing protein → MTRLDVGDILEGRYRVDSPIAKGGMSTVYRCVDMRLGRAVAAKVMHEEFEDDPVFVQRFEREARAMARLQHPNLVGVHDFSADGEPIYLIMELIDGGTLRELLAEEGPLPPYAAIGVMRSVLAGLDEVHRTGLVHRDIKPDNVLITSGSRVKVGDFGLVRVSNAHVNSDHIVGTVSYLAPEQVTGEEITPAADVYSAGIVLFELLTGTVPFRGDTPLEHAKARLEEDVPTASSRIDGVPPLVDELVATATARDPEMRFADAGEFLEALNDVAVALHLPDFTVPVPQNAAAARTAARPTNFAGVGNTEVFNATTAIPAAPDEAPTDILDEGETEVFAQEEPQREALSFETRFDPPAAAPAPMPAPAQEWRAPNAGLPAQREQALPPTAEEEPAEKPVTNRSVLSLVAYLAVAVLLAYVVGLGAWWFGSTWYGATPALWR, encoded by the coding sequence ATGACAAGGTTGGACGTAGGCGATATTCTCGAAGGCCGCTATCGGGTGGACTCCCCAATCGCAAAGGGTGGCATGTCCACGGTGTATCGCTGCGTAGATATGCGTTTAGGTCGTGCCGTGGCCGCGAAGGTCATGCATGAAGAGTTCGAAGACGACCCGGTCTTCGTCCAGCGTTTCGAGCGCGAGGCCAGGGCGATGGCGCGTCTGCAGCACCCGAATCTGGTCGGCGTGCATGACTTTTCTGCAGACGGCGAGCCGATTTATCTCATCATGGAACTTATCGATGGCGGCACCCTCCGCGAGTTGCTCGCCGAAGAAGGTCCCCTGCCTCCGTATGCGGCCATCGGCGTGATGCGCTCGGTGCTGGCTGGTTTGGACGAAGTGCACCGCACAGGCTTAGTGCATAGAGATATCAAGCCTGACAACGTGCTGATTACTTCTGGTAGCCGGGTGAAGGTCGGCGATTTTGGTTTGGTGCGTGTGAGCAATGCGCACGTCAACTCCGACCACATCGTGGGCACGGTGTCCTATTTGGCCCCGGAGCAGGTTACCGGTGAGGAAATCACGCCGGCTGCCGATGTGTATTCCGCCGGCATTGTGCTCTTCGAGTTGCTGACGGGAACGGTGCCTTTTAGAGGCGATACACCGCTGGAGCATGCGAAGGCGCGTTTGGAAGAGGATGTGCCGACGGCATCGTCACGCATTGACGGTGTTCCGCCGCTGGTGGATGAGTTGGTGGCCACGGCAACAGCGCGGGATCCGGAGATGCGCTTTGCCGATGCCGGAGAGTTTTTGGAAGCGCTGAACGATGTCGCGGTTGCCCTCCACCTGCCAGATTTCACCGTCCCGGTACCGCAGAACGCCGCGGCGGCGAGGACGGCTGCGCGTCCGACGAACTTTGCCGGTGTGGGCAATACGGAGGTCTTTAACGCCACGACAGCGATTCCGGCAGCACCTGATGAGGCGCCGACAGACATTCTCGATGAGGGCGAGACAGAAGTTTTTGCGCAAGAGGAGCCGCAACGCGAGGCGTTGAGCTTTGAGACGCGTTTTGATCCTCCGGCGGCGGCCCCGGCACCGATGCCGGCGCCTGCGCAGGAGTGGCGGGCGCCCAATGCGGGTCTTCCTGCACAACGCGAACAGGCCCTCCCTCCTACTGCGGAGGAAGAGCCTGCAGAAAAGCCAGTGACCAACCGAAGCGTGCTCAGCTTGGTGGCGTACCTGGCGGTCGCGGTGCTGCTGGCCTACGTGGTAGGCCTGGGCGCCTGGTGGTTCGGGTCGACCTGGTACGGCGCGACGCCGGCACTCTGGCGCTAG
- a CDS encoding class II 3-deoxy-7-phosphoheptulonate synthase has product MSWTVDIPKEVLPDLPPLPDGIEEKFRDVISRDAKQQPSWDQGQADQVRKILESVPPIVVAAEIEALKAKLADVALGKAFLLQGGDCAETFESNTEPHIRGNVKTLLQMAVVLTYGASTPVVKLGRIAGQYAKPRSSDTDANGLLNYRGDIVNGVEPTEEARRHDPARMIRAYANSSAAMNLVRSLTSSGTADLYRLHEWNREFVANSRAGARYQALANEIENGLAFMNACGVSDETLRSAEIYCSHEALLKDYERSMLRLAKDSHGQTKLYDLSAHQVWIGERTRGLEDFHVNFAALIGNPIGIKLGPGVTPEQAVEYAERLDPNREPGRLTMIIRMGHDKVRSVLPPVVKAVEESGHKVVWQCDPMHGNTVTASNGYKTRHFDKIIDEVQGFFEVHRSLGTHPGGVHLEFTGEDVTECLGGAEDITDVDLPGRYESAVDPRLNTQQSLELAFLVAEMLRN; this is encoded by the coding sequence GTGAGTTGGACAGTAGATATTCCGAAAGAAGTACTCCCCGATCTTCCTCCGCTGCCGGATGGCATCGAGGAGAAGTTCCGGGATGTTATTAGCCGTGACGCAAAGCAGCAGCCGAGCTGGGATCAAGGACAGGCTGACCAGGTGCGCAAGATTCTCGAGTCGGTACCGCCGATTGTGGTCGCTGCCGAAATCGAGGCTTTAAAGGCCAAGCTTGCCGATGTCGCCCTGGGCAAAGCCTTCCTCCTGCAGGGTGGCGATTGCGCCGAGACTTTTGAGTCGAACACCGAGCCGCACATCCGCGGCAACGTCAAGACTCTGCTGCAGATGGCTGTCGTGCTGACCTACGGCGCGTCCACCCCAGTGGTCAAGCTCGGCCGTATTGCTGGCCAGTACGCCAAGCCGCGTTCTTCAGATACGGATGCCAACGGCCTGCTTAATTACCGCGGCGACATCGTCAACGGTGTCGAGCCCACCGAGGAGGCCCGCCGCCACGATCCGGCGCGCATGATTCGTGCTTACGCGAACTCCTCGGCTGCGATGAACCTGGTGCGCTCCCTGACCTCGTCGGGTACCGCGGACCTGTACCGCCTGCACGAGTGGAACCGCGAATTCGTCGCGAACTCCCGCGCAGGTGCCCGTTACCAGGCGCTGGCCAACGAGATTGAGAACGGCCTGGCCTTCATGAACGCCTGTGGCGTGTCCGATGAGACCCTGCGCTCTGCAGAGATTTACTGCTCGCACGAGGCCCTGCTCAAGGACTACGAGCGTTCCATGCTGCGCCTGGCCAAGGATTCCCACGGCCAGACCAAGCTTTACGATCTCTCCGCCCACCAGGTTTGGATCGGTGAGCGCACCCGCGGCCTGGAGGACTTCCACGTCAACTTCGCCGCCCTGATTGGCAACCCGATCGGCATCAAGCTGGGACCGGGCGTGACCCCGGAGCAGGCCGTCGAGTACGCCGAGCGCCTCGATCCGAACCGGGAGCCGGGACGCTTGACGATGATCATCCGCATGGGCCACGACAAAGTCCGCTCCGTGCTGCCTCCAGTGGTCAAGGCCGTCGAGGAATCTGGCCACAAGGTCGTCTGGCAGTGCGATCCGATGCACGGCAACACTGTTACGGCATCGAATGGCTACAAGACCCGTCACTTCGACAAGATCATCGACGAGGTCCAGGGCTTCTTCGAGGTTCACCGCTCCCTGGGCACCCACCCAGGTGGCGTGCACCTGGAGTTCACCGGCGAGGACGTCACCGAGTGCCTGGGCGGCGCAGAGGACATCACCGATGTCGACCTGCCGGGCCGCTACGAGTCCGCCGTGGACCCGCGCCTGAACACCCAACAGTCCCTCGAGCTGGCCTTCCTGGTTGCGGAGATGCTGCGTAACTAG
- a CDS encoding polyadenylate-specific 3'-exoribonuclease AS has translation MRYFYDTEFIEDGNTIELVSIGIVGEDGSEYYAVSTDFDPARANAWVRDNVLDKLPSPRDPVWKSRARIRDELLEFLTRGSGPVELWAWVGAYDHVVLAQLWGDMAGLPKQLPRFTRELKQYWEFAGRPQLPAIPDGNHDALIDARHNLRKFRTCQEKLPLSRSSQVKKSIN, from the coding sequence GTGCGCTACTTCTATGACACCGAATTCATCGAGGATGGAAACACCATTGAACTGGTTTCCATCGGCATCGTTGGTGAAGACGGTAGCGAATACTACGCCGTATCCACCGACTTCGATCCCGCCCGTGCCAATGCCTGGGTCCGCGACAACGTGCTCGACAAGCTTCCGAGCCCGCGTGACCCAGTGTGGAAGTCGCGCGCCCGCATCCGTGACGAACTCCTAGAATTTCTTACCCGCGGCTCCGGCCCCGTCGAGCTGTGGGCATGGGTCGGCGCCTACGACCACGTCGTCCTGGCACAACTCTGGGGCGATATGGCCGGCCTGCCCAAGCAGCTGCCGCGCTTTACCCGCGAGCTCAAACAGTACTGGGAATTCGCCGGGCGCCCGCAGCTTCCGGCCATTCCAGACGGCAACCACGATGCGCTTATCGATGCCCGCCACAACCTTCGCAAATTCCGCACCTGCCAGGAAAAACTCCCACTATCGCGATCATCACAGGTCAAAAAGTCGATTAACTAA
- a CDS encoding acyltransferase family protein → MPSPKERLAWPDIAKGISILGVVLLHITLAVPESQETWLFDLNVWLDPLRMPLFFLVSGYFSAKVFRFSLRELFTRRLWFFLVPYIVWVTVELWTKKLQWHWDLGTPLLGWQELLYNLFFGHTMGWFIHALIVFNLFLWAVRKLPAWAAIILSFWPIIVFAWQDQFYFIGKAMMFLPIFVGAAYLRGPITKFAAAADAPFKGQWTPLTIIAYASAVLSYLAGFLIRRAWDNNPGDVAIPWIFPGADFLDRGDAHILVRFVEQTLETPAGIVGAVLIAHIPGLSHMLRFIGRHTLPIYLGHPIGLTVGYGYIMSFTDFEISLNGAWPLENTWFWLIACFFFAGLASLVLWVIGKLPYVGWTLNPPPLGKIRRFAEPFVTGHPQPGDDKPTKGAD, encoded by the coding sequence GTGCCTTCCCCTAAGGAACGGCTGGCATGGCCAGATATCGCCAAGGGCATTTCCATCCTTGGCGTCGTGCTATTGCACATCACCCTGGCTGTGCCGGAATCCCAAGAAACCTGGCTTTTCGACCTCAACGTCTGGCTCGATCCCCTACGCATGCCGCTGTTCTTCCTCGTCAGCGGTTATTTTTCCGCGAAGGTCTTCCGTTTTAGCCTGCGTGAGCTCTTCACCCGCCGCCTGTGGTTCTTCCTCGTGCCCTACATCGTCTGGGTCACCGTCGAGCTGTGGACCAAGAAACTGCAGTGGCACTGGGACCTAGGCACCCCGCTGCTGGGTTGGCAAGAACTGCTCTACAACCTCTTTTTCGGCCACACGATGGGCTGGTTCATCCATGCCCTGATTGTCTTCAACCTTTTCCTCTGGGCCGTACGCAAGCTGCCCGCCTGGGCCGCCATCATTTTGAGCTTCTGGCCCATCATCGTCTTTGCCTGGCAAGACCAGTTCTACTTCATCGGCAAAGCCATGATGTTCCTGCCTATCTTCGTTGGCGCTGCCTACCTGCGCGGTCCCATCACCAAGTTCGCCGCAGCTGCCGATGCCCCCTTCAAAGGCCAGTGGACACCCCTGACCATCATCGCCTACGCCTCTGCAGTCTTAAGCTACCTGGCAGGCTTCCTCATCCGCCGCGCCTGGGACAACAACCCCGGCGATGTCGCCATCCCATGGATTTTTCCCGGCGCAGACTTCCTCGACCGCGGCGACGCCCACATCCTCGTCCGCTTCGTCGAGCAAACCCTAGAAACCCCCGCCGGCATCGTCGGCGCCGTGCTCATCGCACACATCCCAGGCCTATCGCACATGCTGCGTTTTATCGGCCGCCACACCCTGCCGATTTATCTTGGCCACCCCATTGGCCTGACCGTCGGCTACGGCTACATCATGTCCTTTACCGACTTCGAGATCAGCCTCAACGGCGCCTGGCCACTCGAAAACACCTGGTTCTGGCTCATCGCCTGCTTCTTCTTCGCTGGATTGGCCTCGCTGGTGCTGTGGGTCATCGGCAAGCTGCCCTATGTGGGCTGGACACTTAACCCGCCGCCGCTGGGCAAGATCCGACGTTTTGCTGAACCTTTTGTCACCGGCCATCCACAGCCGGGCGATGACAAACCCACAAAAGGCGCCGACTAG